The Cervus elaphus chromosome 12, mCerEla1.1, whole genome shotgun sequence genome includes a region encoding these proteins:
- the CHAC1 gene encoding glutathione-specific gamma-glutamylcyclotransferase 1, giving the protein MKQEPAAQNSPPASPPSSQPLSEDDDPQALWIFGYGSLVWRPDFAYSDSRVGFVRGYSRRFWQGDTFHRGSDKMPGRVVTLLEDREGCTWGVAYQVQGEQVSKALKYLNVREAVLGGYDTKEVTFYPQDTPDQPLKALAYVATPQNPGYLGPAPEEAIATQILACRGFSGHNLEYLLRLADFMQLCGPQAQDEHLAAIVDAVGTMLPCFCPTEQALALV; this is encoded by the exons ATGAAGCAGGAGCCTGCAGCCCAGAACTCCCCTCCCGCCTCTCCGCCCTCCTCACAACCCCTCTCCGAGGACGACGACCCCCAAGCGTTGTGGATTTTTGGGTACGGCTCCCTGGTGTGGAGGCCCGACTTCGCCTACAGCGACAGCCGTGTGGGCTTCGTGCGCGGCTACAGCCGCCGCTTCTGGCAGGGAGACACCTTCCATCGCGGCAGTGACAAGATG CCTGGTCGTGTGGTGACCCTTCTTGAAGATCGTGAG GGCTGCACTTGGGGTGTGGCATACCAGGTGCAAGGCGAGCAGGTGAGCAAGGCCCTGAAGTACCTGAACGTGCGGGAGGCGGTGCTCGGCGGCTACGATACCAAGGAGGTCACCTTCTACCCTCAAGATACCCCTGACCAACCACTCAAGGCATTGGCCTATGTGGCCACCCCGCAGAACCCTGGCTACCTGGGTCCTGCCCCCGAGGAGGCCATCGCTACACAGATCTTGGCCTGCCGAGGCTTCTCCGGGCACAACCTTGAATACTTGCTGCGCCTAGCGGACTTCATGCAGCTCtgtgggccccaggctcaggacGAGCACCTGGCCGCCATCGTGGACGCTGTAGGCACCATGCTGCCCTGCTTCTGTCCCACTGAGCAGGCGTTGGCACTGGTCTGA
- the DLL4 gene encoding delta-like protein 4: MAVASRRASGWALLLLVALWQQPAAGSGVFQLQLQEFANERGVLASGRPCEPGCRTFFRVCLKHFQAVVSPGPCTFGSVSTPVLGTNSFAVGDDSSGGGRNPLQLPFNFTWPGTFSLIIEAWHAPGDDLRPEALPPDALISKIAIQGSLAVGQNWLLDEQTSPLTRLRYSYRVICSDNYYGDSCSRLCKKRNDHFGHYVCQPDGSLSCLPGWTGEYCEQPICLSGCHEQNGYCSKPAECICRPGWQGRLCNECIPHNGCRHGTCSTPWQCTCDEGWGGLFCDQDLNYCTHHSPCKNGATCSNSGQRSYTCTCRPGYTGVDCELELSECDSNPCRNGGSCKDQEDGYHCLCPPGYYGLHCEHSTLSCADSPCFNGGSCRERNQGTSYACECPPNFTGSNCEKKVDRCTSNPCANGGQCLNRGPNRMCRCRPGFTGVHCEINISDCARSPCVHGGTCHDLENGFVCTCPAGFSGRRCEVRMPVEACASGPCFNGATCYTGLPPDNFVCNCPYGFMGSRCEFPMSMPPSFPWVAVSLGVGLVVVLVLLCMVAVAVRQLRLRRPDGGSREAMNNLSDFQKDNLIPTAQLKNTNQKKELEVDCGLDKSNCGKQQNHTLDYNLAPGLLGRGILPGKYSHSDKSLGEKAPLRIHSEKPECRISAICSPRDSMYQSVCLISEERNECVIATEV; the protein is encoded by the exons ATGGCAGTCGCGTCTCGTCGCGCCTCGGGCTGGGCGCTACTGCTGCTGGTGGCACTTTGGCAGCAG CCCGCGGCCGGCTCCGGAGTCTTCCAGTTGCAGCTGCAGGAGTTTGCCAACGAGCGCGGCGTACTAGCCAGCGGGCGGCCGTGCGAACCCGGCTGCCGAACCTTCTTCCGCGTCTGCCTTAAGCACTTCCAGGCGGTCGTCTCTCCCGGGCCCTGCACCTTCGGCAGCGTCTCCACGCCTGTGCTGGGCACCAACTCCTTCGCCGTCGGAGACGACAGTAGCGGCGGGGGACGCAACCCCCTCCAACTACCCTTCAATTTCACCTGGCCG GGTACCTTCTCACTCATTATTGAAGCTTGGCACGCACCAGGAGATGACCTGCGGCCAG AGGCCTTGCCACCAGACGCGCTCATCAGCAAGATCGCCATCCAGGGCTCCCTAGCTGTGGGCCAGAACTGGTTACTGGATGAGCAGACCAGCCCTCTCACAAGGCTGCGCTACTCTTACCGGGTCATCTGCAGTGACAACTACTATGGGGACAGCTGCTCACGTCTATGCAAGAAGCGCAATGACCACTTCGGCCACTACGTGTGTCAGCCAGATGGCAGCCTGTCTTGCTTGCCCGGCTGGACTGGGGAGTACTGCGAACAGC ctatctgTCTTTCTGGCTGTCATGAACAGAACGGCTACTGCAGCAAGCCTGCAGAGTGCAT CTGCCGCCCTGGCTGGCAGGGCCGCCTGTGCAACGAATGCATCCCCCACAATGGCTGTCGCCATGGCACCTGCAGCACCCCCTGGCAATGCACTTGTGATGAGGGCTGGGGAGGCCTGTTCTGTGACCAAG ATCTCAACTACTGCACCCACCATTCCCCGTGCAAGAATGGGGCCACGTGCTCCAACAGCGGGCAGCGGAGCTATACCTGCACCTGTCGCCCAGGCTACACTGGCGTAGACTGCGAGCTGGAGCTCAGCGAGTGTGATAGCAACCCCTGTCGCAACGGAGGCAGCTGTAAG GACCAGGAGGACGGCTACCACTGCCTGTGTCCCCCGGGTTACTATGGCCTGCACTGCGAACATAGCACCTTGAGTTGTGCTGACTCCCCGTGCTTCAATGGGGGCTCCTGTCGGGAGCGCAACCAGGGGACCAGCTACGCCTGTGAATGCCCCCCCAACTTCACTGGCTCCAACTGTGAGAAGAAAGTGGACAGGTGTACCAGCAACCCATGTGCCAATG GGGGCCAGTGCCTGAACCGAGGTCCAAACCGCATGTGCCGCTGCCGTCCTGGATTCACTGGCGTCCACTGTGAGATCAACATCAGCGACTGTGCCCGCAGCCCTTGTGTCCATGGTGGCACGTGCCACGACCTGGAGAATGGGTTCGTGTGCACCTGTCCGGCCGGCTTCTCTGGCCGGCGCTGCGAGGTGCGGATGCCTGTCGAAGCCTGTGCCTCAGGACCCTGCTTCAACGGGGCCACATGCTACACCGGCCTCCCTCCTGACAACTTCGTCTGCAACTGCCCCTATGGCTTCATGGGCAGCCGCTGCGAGTTCCCCATGAGCATGCCCCCCAGCTTCCCCTGGGTGGCCGTGTCCCTGGGCGTGGGGCTGGTGGTGGTGCTCGTGTTGCTGTGCATGGTGGCGGTGGCAGTGCGGCAGCTGCGGCTCAGGCGGCCCGACGGCGGCAGCAGGGAGGCCATGAACAACTTGTCGGACTTCCAGAAGGACAACCTGATCCCCACCGCCCAGCTCAAGAACACAAACCAGAAGAAGGAGCTGGAAGTAGACTGTGGCCTGGACAAGTCCAACTGTGGCAAACAGCAGAACCACACATTGGACTATAATCTGgccccagggctcctggggcGGGGGATCCTGCCCGGGAAGTATTCCCACAGTGATAAGAGCTTAGGGGAGAAGGCGCCACTGCGGATACACAG TGAAAAGCCAGAGTGTCGGATATCAGCCATATGCTCCCCCAGGGACTCCATGTACCAGTCTGTGTGTTTGATATCAGAAGAGAGGAATGAATGTGTCATTGCCACAGAG GTATAA